Proteins encoded together in one Priestia aryabhattai window:
- a CDS encoding alpha/beta fold hydrolase, giving the protein MKQSTIIIFPGWGMEKAAFHPIIKSLSTICNVLCIDWRGVKKLSDFKERAIQMLTSTQGTVYLIGWSLGSLITLELASLYPKKVDGLILIGGTSRFTNDVHNIFGWEQRIVERMKKQLQRNKEKTLTAFYNAMFTKSEKEEEFHHQFIEVAQRDYQGDSTYSLLKGLDYLLQKDVRMHLNQIQTPCLLIHGRDDQICLPESSSFIAERIGGKAQLRILEKAGHIPFFTKPQQCTQLIEKFLEKELIYD; this is encoded by the coding sequence ATGAAACAGTCCACCATTATAATATTTCCCGGATGGGGAATGGAAAAAGCAGCGTTTCACCCAATAATAAAATCATTGTCTACTATATGTAACGTTTTGTGTATAGACTGGAGAGGTGTAAAAAAACTAAGTGACTTTAAGGAACGAGCAATCCAAATGCTTACTTCTACCCAAGGTACTGTTTATTTAATTGGTTGGTCATTAGGTTCCCTTATAACGCTTGAACTTGCAAGTTTGTACCCTAAAAAGGTAGACGGACTCATATTAATTGGTGGAACTAGTCGCTTTACAAACGACGTGCATAATATATTTGGATGGGAGCAACGTATCGTTGAACGTATGAAAAAACAACTACAACGCAATAAGGAAAAAACACTTACTGCATTTTATAACGCTATGTTCACTAAATCTGAAAAAGAAGAAGAGTTTCATCACCAATTTATTGAAGTTGCTCAGCGTGATTATCAAGGAGACAGTACGTACTCCCTCCTTAAAGGGCTGGATTATTTACTCCAAAAAGATGTTAGAATGCACCTCAATCAAATTCAAACTCCTTGTTTGTTAATACATGGAAGAGATGATCAAATATGTTTACCTGAGTCTTCTTCTTTCATAGCTGAAAGGATTGGGGGAAAAGCGCAGCTGCGTATCCTAGAAAAAGCTGGCCATATTCCTTTTTTTACGAAGCCCCAGCAATGTACGCAACTTATAGAGAAATTTCTCGAAAAGGAGCTCATTTATGATTAA
- the bioF gene encoding 8-amino-7-oxononanoate synthase, with protein MYWEEDIKGELAYLDEIFQKRHLVTTEFAEQPWLTVNGHKMLNLASNNYLGYAGDKGLKKTMCDAVMTYGVGATASRLIVGNHSLYEKAERALVNWKKAEAGLIINSGYNANLGIISALVPRNGFIFSDKLNHASIIDGALLSRAKLQRYRHNDVNHLENLLKKVPFESRKLIVTDTIFSMDGDFAKLEELVKLKEQYNALLMVDEAHASGVYGKNGEGYAHFLDLQDKIDIQMGTFSKALGSFGAYVIGKQWLIDYLKNRMRGLIYSTALPPAILGAIKAAIEKVQQDTERRLLLQQNALFFRKALTYEGFDTCKSQSQIIPIVTGENKRTIQFAERLQKEGIAAIAVRPPTVPENKARIRFTVTADHTREDLDWAIKKVSLIGKEMSVIQ; from the coding sequence TTGTATTGGGAAGAAGACATTAAGGGAGAACTTGCCTATTTAGATGAAATTTTTCAAAAACGGCACCTTGTTACTACAGAATTTGCTGAACAGCCATGGCTTACAGTCAATGGACATAAGATGTTAAACCTTGCCTCTAATAACTATTTAGGCTACGCAGGAGATAAAGGGCTGAAGAAAACAATGTGTGATGCTGTGATGACGTACGGAGTAGGAGCAACAGCTTCACGCTTAATAGTAGGAAATCACTCACTTTATGAGAAAGCAGAAAGAGCACTTGTCAATTGGAAGAAAGCTGAAGCAGGACTTATTATCAATAGTGGGTATAATGCAAACCTAGGAATCATCTCTGCCTTGGTTCCTCGTAATGGCTTCATCTTCAGCGATAAGTTAAATCATGCAAGTATCATTGATGGAGCCCTACTAAGTCGTGCAAAACTGCAACGCTATCGCCATAACGATGTGAATCACCTAGAAAATTTATTAAAAAAAGTGCCATTTGAATCACGGAAATTAATTGTAACGGATACTATTTTCAGCATGGATGGCGATTTCGCTAAACTCGAGGAGCTTGTTAAATTAAAAGAGCAATATAACGCACTATTAATGGTTGATGAAGCTCATGCAAGTGGTGTATACGGAAAAAATGGTGAAGGATACGCGCATTTTCTTGACCTGCAAGATAAAATTGATATTCAAATGGGAACGTTTAGTAAAGCGCTAGGCTCATTTGGAGCTTATGTTATTGGAAAACAGTGGCTGATAGATTATTTGAAAAATAGAATGCGGGGGCTCATTTATTCAACTGCACTTCCCCCTGCTATTCTTGGTGCAATAAAGGCTGCGATTGAAAAGGTGCAACAAGATACAGAGCGCCGCTTACTTCTTCAACAAAATGCACTATTTTTTAGGAAGGCACTTACATACGAAGGATTTGACACATGCAAAAGTCAATCTCAAATCATCCCCATTGTGACGGGAGAAAACAAAAGAACAATTCAGTTTGCAGAGCGTTTACAGAAAGAAGGAATTGCTGCTATTGCAGTTAGGCCCCCTACTGTTCCTGAAAACAAAGCAAGAATTCGTTTTACTGTAACTGCAGACCATACTCGAGAAGATTTAGATTGGGCCATAAAGAAAGTTTCTCTAATTGGAAAAGAAATGAGTGTGATTCAATGA
- a CDS encoding glycoside hydrolase family 18 protein produces the protein MFVHIVQPGDTLSSISSRYGYSIAQLRSVNGLEETNIVPGQALLIALYVYSVQPGDTMSSIAKKAYVSLEQLKRANPSVNYNYLQVGMKIRIPNISNYIAGTLQYYAVRNPELDRSLISDFATYSSSIAIFEYHVGSNGDIMNNLNDLVAIETTWKNRVTPLVTITNLTSEGFSSDLAHQVLNSPQARNNLINNIFYLVSRKGYGGVNIDFERVKAEDRDLFTGFLRQLSERLKPAGYVLTIAVPAKTSEDIPWLKGYDYGGIGAVVNYMFIMAYDWHHAGSEPGPVAPITEVKRTIEFAIRSVPRRKLIIGVPLYGYNWSIPHKPGTVASAISNQNAVKTAMRYQSPIQYSKEYKSPFFRYRDQAGQMQEVWFEDVRSMSEKMVLVRKFGLQAIGAWQLTLGFTPGPWLLRKFFTIRTV, from the coding sequence ATGTTTGTTCATATAGTTCAACCTGGTGATACGTTGTCTTCAATAAGCAGTAGATATGGTTATTCTATTGCGCAGCTTAGGAGTGTGAATGGGTTAGAAGAAACGAATATTGTTCCAGGTCAAGCTTTACTTATAGCTCTTTATGTATACTCAGTACAACCCGGTGATACGATGAGCAGTATTGCTAAAAAAGCTTATGTATCCTTAGAGCAATTGAAGAGGGCTAACCCTTCAGTCAATTATAATTATTTGCAGGTCGGGATGAAAATAAGAATTCCTAATATATCAAACTACATTGCAGGCACACTACAGTATTATGCTGTTCGAAATCCAGAATTAGATCGCAGTTTAATTAGTGATTTTGCAACTTATTCCTCTTCTATTGCTATCTTTGAATATCATGTTGGAAGCAATGGAGATATTATGAATAATTTAAACGATTTAGTGGCGATTGAAACGACTTGGAAAAACCGAGTTACACCGTTAGTTACGATTACTAATCTAACTTCTGAGGGGTTTAGTTCTGATCTTGCTCATCAAGTTTTAAATAGTCCTCAGGCAAGAAACAATCTTATTAATAATATCTTTTATTTAGTATCTAGAAAAGGATACGGCGGGGTGAATATTGATTTTGAACGTGTAAAAGCCGAGGATAGGGATCTTTTTACAGGATTTTTACGTCAGCTGAGTGAACGTTTAAAACCCGCAGGCTACGTGCTGACAATAGCGGTTCCAGCCAAGACAAGCGAAGATATTCCTTGGTTAAAAGGATATGATTACGGGGGGATAGGTGCGGTTGTTAACTATATGTTCATTATGGCATATGATTGGCATCATGCAGGTAGCGAACCAGGGCCCGTTGCACCTATTACTGAAGTAAAAAGAACAATAGAATTTGCGATAAGAAGTGTTCCACGAAGAAAACTCATCATTGGCGTTCCTTTATATGGATACAACTGGTCGATCCCTCACAAGCCTGGCACAGTAGCATCCGCTATATCCAATCAAAATGCAGTTAAAACAGCGATGAGATATCAGTCTCCTATTCAATATTCAAAGGAATACAAATCGCCATTTTTTCGGTATAGAGATCAAGCGGGACAGATGCAGGAAGTATGGTTTGAAGATGTCAGAAGCATGAGTGAAAAAATGGTGTTAGTTCGTAAATTCGGTTTGCAAGCAATAGGAGCTTGGCAATTAACACTTGGATTTACGCCGGGACCGTGGCTTTTAAGGAAATTTTTCACTATTAGAACGGTATAA
- a CDS encoding L,D-transpeptidase → MAKRIDVSIKRHQLKLYDGAKLVKTYPIAVGKMITPTPTGKFKIINKDTTPPSVFGPLWMGLSKPTYGIHGTNDPASIGRDMSHGCVRMNNEDILELSSAVPIGTPVYIHK, encoded by the coding sequence ATGGCAAAAAGGATAGATGTCTCAATAAAGCGGCATCAATTAAAACTGTATGATGGGGCTAAATTAGTAAAAACATATCCTATTGCTGTGGGGAAAATGATTACTCCAACTCCGACTGGAAAGTTTAAAATCATTAATAAAGATACTACTCCTCCATCTGTATTTGGCCCCTTATGGATGGGACTGTCAAAACCCACATATGGAATACATGGCACTAATGATCCCGCTTCTATTGGCAGAGATATGTCGCATGGATGTGTAAGAATGAACAATGAAGATATTTTAGAACTTTCTTCTGCAGTGCCCATTGGAACACCGGTTTATATACATAAATAA
- a CDS encoding DUF6007 family protein, producing the protein MPSLLLMAYLPLNNLLDMFVNVIIFVLSVIGRFAICEYIKG; encoded by the coding sequence ATTCCTTCCCTTTTACTTATGGCATACTTACCTTTAAACAATTTACTAGATATGTTTGTTAACGTTATTATTTTTGTTTTAAGTGTAATAGGGAGATTTGCTATTTGTGAGTACATAAAAGGTTGA
- a CDS encoding aldolase catalytic domain-containing protein, producing MEYNNKIIDCTIRDGGLVNNWDFSVEFVQDLYNGLNAAGVEYMEIGYKNSPKLLQATEPNPWRFLDDNFLKEIIPEKKFTKLSALVDIGRVDPNDILPREQSMLDMIRVACYVREVDKGLELIKMFHDLGYETSLNIMALSSVPENQLIEAFEMVKKSPVDVVYIVDSFGSLDPADIEHQVKKFQAMIPSKQLGIHTHNNMQLAFANTLTAMRSGVTFLDSSVYGMGRAAGNCNTELLVSYIPKPSYEMKPILGVIENHMLEMRQKWEWGYIIPYMISGVLNEHPRVAMAYRDSEDRDQFVNFYDKVTSPEVNTSPASK from the coding sequence ATGGAATATAACAACAAAATTATAGACTGTACCATTCGTGATGGAGGTTTAGTTAACAATTGGGATTTTAGCGTTGAATTTGTTCAAGACTTATATAACGGCCTAAACGCAGCCGGTGTTGAATATATGGAGATTGGTTATAAAAATTCCCCTAAGCTTCTTCAAGCGACTGAGCCCAATCCATGGAGATTTCTTGACGATAATTTTCTCAAAGAAATTATTCCTGAGAAAAAATTCACGAAGCTATCTGCTTTAGTAGATATTGGGCGTGTAGATCCGAATGACATCCTACCGCGTGAGCAAAGTATGTTAGATATGATTCGGGTGGCATGCTATGTCCGCGAAGTAGATAAAGGCTTAGAGCTCATAAAAATGTTTCACGACTTAGGTTATGAGACTTCACTTAACATTATGGCGCTATCTAGCGTACCTGAAAATCAGCTTATTGAAGCATTTGAAATGGTAAAGAAAAGCCCTGTAGATGTTGTATATATCGTTGACTCCTTTGGAAGCCTAGATCCTGCGGATATTGAGCATCAAGTGAAAAAGTTCCAAGCAATGATTCCTAGCAAACAGCTTGGGATCCATACGCATAACAACATGCAGTTAGCTTTTGCTAATACATTAACTGCGATGCGCAGTGGCGTTACATTTCTTGATTCATCTGTTTATGGTATGGGCCGTGCAGCTGGTAACTGTAACACAGAACTACTTGTTAGCTACATACCAAAACCAAGCTATGAGATGAAGCCAATTCTTGGAGTAATTGAAAACCATATGCTTGAAATGCGTCAAAAGTGGGAATGGGGCTATATCATTCCTTACATGATTTCTGGTGTACTGAACGAACACCCACGTGTTGCTATGGCTTACCGTGATAGCGAGGATCGTGACCAATTCGTAAACTTTTACGACAAAGTAACGTCTCCAGAAGTTAACACGTCTCCAGCATCAAAATAG
- a CDS encoding YeiH family protein, protein MINMNKAQKQTLFSRTNAQRSSYVSLWAGGIAFTFLFALLAYGLAKVPGFDHIGPLACSIIIAVIYRQIWGYPEKIRSGIEFSSKKLLRYAIILYGLKLNIDVVIHQGLGLLLRDMGTAVFAIVLTIFLAKWMKADSGLSLLLGIGTGICGAAAIAAVSPIIKAKEEDTAIGAGIIALLGTLFAIGYTILRPYIHLTNIQYGIWSGVGLHEIAHVALAAAPAGRDALAIGLLAKLGRVLLLVPLSFILMYWMKRTGKTEADTKIEFPWFLIGFIIMSIFGSYVVGEHLVLPKTIMDDISTLTTFFLTMAMVGLGLNVSIKTLRTKALKPLIAMFITSILLSFFTFLTM, encoded by the coding sequence ATGATAAATATGAATAAAGCCCAAAAGCAGACTCTATTCTCACGAACAAATGCCCAGAGATCATCTTATGTTTCTTTATGGGCTGGAGGAATTGCTTTTACTTTTCTATTTGCTTTACTTGCTTATGGATTAGCAAAAGTCCCAGGATTTGATCATATTGGTCCACTAGCCTGTTCAATTATAATAGCAGTAATCTATCGTCAAATTTGGGGATACCCCGAAAAAATAAGATCTGGAATTGAATTTTCTTCTAAAAAGCTGTTGCGCTATGCGATTATTTTATATGGACTAAAGCTTAATATTGATGTTGTCATTCATCAAGGGTTAGGATTGTTACTTCGCGATATGGGAACGGCTGTATTTGCGATTGTTTTAACAATTTTTCTAGCCAAATGGATGAAGGCTGATAGTGGTTTATCCCTTCTTTTAGGGATAGGAACAGGAATATGCGGTGCGGCAGCTATTGCAGCTGTTTCTCCAATTATAAAAGCAAAAGAAGAAGATACAGCCATCGGAGCAGGTATTATTGCTTTATTGGGAACCCTATTTGCCATTGGATATACGATTTTAAGACCCTATATACATTTAACAAATATTCAATATGGAATTTGGTCAGGCGTAGGCCTCCATGAAATTGCCCATGTAGCTCTAGCTGCAGCACCGGCTGGGCGCGATGCCTTAGCTATTGGCCTGTTGGCTAAGTTAGGTAGAGTGCTTTTACTTGTGCCATTAAGCTTTATCTTAATGTATTGGATGAAGCGAACAGGAAAAACTGAAGCTGATACAAAGATTGAATTCCCTTGGTTTTTAATAGGTTTTATAATCATGAGTATCTTTGGAAGTTATGTCGTAGGCGAACACCTCGTACTACCCAAAACGATTATGGATGATATTTCAACCCTAACAACCTTTTTTTTAACAATGGCTATGGTCGGTTTAGGATTAAATGTAAGTATAAAAACTCTTCGAACAAAAGCATTAAAGCCGTTGATTGCGATGTTTATTACCTCTATACTCTTATCATTCTTTACATTTTTGACGATGTAA
- a CDS encoding serine hydrolase domain-containing protein yields MFEISDETLRLINKTCKGKKHLKLTVGYLTDNQSVIKIYNESGEIDSSKKYHYEIGSITKTFTVSLLSKYVSEKKLSINDPIQKYIEELKENTYYPALLSLATHSSGYSASLPLNKREYFKILLGLIFGGSDLDKNNPLYMDFNKMKMLIERNKLKEVDYSWKYSNFGISLIGYVLGIVSGRGILGYYE; encoded by the coding sequence ATGTTTGAAATCAGCGATGAAACATTACGATTAATTAACAAGACCTGTAAAGGAAAAAAGCATTTGAAATTAACCGTTGGCTACTTAACGGACAATCAGTCTGTTATAAAAATTTATAATGAAAGCGGTGAAATTGATTCGTCAAAAAAATATCATTATGAAATTGGTTCTATTACGAAGACTTTTACTGTATCCTTGCTATCAAAATATGTATCTGAAAAAAAGTTGTCAATAAATGATCCCATCCAAAAATACATAGAAGAACTTAAAGAAAACACGTATTATCCTGCATTGCTCAGTCTTGCTACTCACTCTTCCGGATATTCAGCCAGCTTACCTTTAAATAAACGGGAATATTTTAAAATACTTTTAGGCTTGATTTTTGGCGGAAGTGATTTGGATAAGAATAATCCGTTGTATATGGATTTTAACAAAATGAAGATGCTAATCGAAAGAAATAAATTGAAAGAAGTAGATTATTCATGGAAATATTCCAATTTCGGAATCTCACTTATTGGATATGTGTTGGGAATTGTATCGGGCAGGGGGATATTGGGATACTATGAATGA
- a CDS encoding mechanosensitive ion channel family protein — MFFTELFQQFPVKLLTVALLIILIVYFIRKFIKLFFDKTSFLDEKREETLMHFSNQVTRVVGLAFFFIYVLSHFFNLAKLITGSVVLASALAIILQHIIRDYIMGLTYLFERQIHHGDYVILNGNRQGKIEEITMRYLKIRQYDGYLYTVSYSNITELQNGTRGRRRVNESLILNYRQNPDDAFKVMEQVAQTCNEKYGQYLLKDVNGIPIESFQFNQITELNVDFKGHQYSLSGLVKEADFVEAGQKVRYELAMAAYKNDLMMAESFETSH; from the coding sequence GTGTTTTTTACTGAATTGTTCCAGCAGTTTCCCGTAAAGCTTTTAACGGTAGCGCTGCTGATTATACTTATCGTTTATTTTATTCGCAAATTCATTAAGCTTTTCTTTGACAAAACAAGCTTCCTAGATGAAAAACGAGAAGAGACATTGATGCATTTTTCTAATCAAGTGACAAGAGTAGTAGGACTGGCTTTTTTCTTTATTTATGTGCTTAGCCATTTCTTTAACCTGGCAAAGCTTATAACGGGTTCAGTGGTGTTGGCCAGTGCCCTGGCAATAATCCTCCAGCATATCATCCGCGATTACATAATGGGACTGACTTACTTGTTTGAACGCCAGATCCATCACGGAGATTATGTTATTCTCAACGGAAACCGTCAAGGGAAAATAGAGGAAATTACTATGCGCTACTTAAAGATTCGTCAGTATGACGGATACCTCTATACAGTCTCATATAGCAACATTACGGAACTTCAGAACGGAACCCGAGGAAGACGCCGGGTAAATGAAAGTCTTATTCTCAACTATAGGCAAAATCCGGACGATGCCTTCAAAGTAATGGAGCAAGTAGCACAAACATGTAACGAGAAATATGGTCAATATCTGTTGAAAGATGTGAATGGAATTCCCATAGAAAGCTTTCAATTCAATCAAATTACTGAACTGAACGTAGATTTTAAAGGTCACCAATATTCATTATCAGGCCTTGTGAAGGAAGCTGATTTTGTAGAAGCGGGCCAAAAGGTGAGGTATGAACTCGCAATGGCTGCCTACAAAAATGACCTAATGATGGCTGAAAGCTTCGAGACAAGCCATTAA
- a CDS encoding MerR family transcriptional regulator — protein sequence MAYSIGEFAKILGVTASSLRYYEKQGLLTPKRDENNLRRYTDDDIEWAKFLLHLKDSGMLITELKQYTKWRAIGDKTIQERLHLLENRKHLVQQEIQTLQQSLDILNRKIEFYHNRLKGELYDFVLYPNEESNS from the coding sequence ATGGCTTATTCAATTGGAGAATTTGCAAAAATTCTTGGTGTAACAGCAAGTTCGCTCAGATATTATGAAAAGCAAGGTTTGCTTACACCTAAACGAGATGAGAATAATTTACGAAGATATACGGATGATGATATTGAATGGGCGAAGTTTCTTCTCCATTTAAAAGATTCAGGTATGTTAATAACAGAGTTGAAACAATATACTAAATGGCGTGCAATAGGTGATAAAACAATCCAAGAGAGATTACATCTACTTGAAAATCGCAAACACCTTGTACAACAAGAGATACAAACTTTACAACAGAGTCTAGATATTTTAAATCGTAAAATTGAATTTTATCACAATCGGTTAAAAGGCGAATTATATGATTTTGTTCTTTATCCAAATGAAGAATCAAACTCCTGA
- a CDS encoding carboxymuconolactone decarboxylase family protein, which translates to MPEKQTAGRELLGEFAPKFAELNDDVLFGEIWSREKELFPRDRSMITVSALITGGNFEQLTPHLQKAKENGITKDEIVEMITHLSFYAGWPKAWSAFNIAKQIYND; encoded by the coding sequence ATGCCAGAAAAACAAACCGCCGGACGAGAACTATTAGGGGAATTCGCTCCAAAGTTTGCTGAGCTTAATGATGATGTTTTGTTTGGTGAAATATGGTCACGAGAGAAAGAGTTATTTCCACGTGATCGAAGTATGATTACAGTTTCTGCACTAATTACTGGTGGGAACTTTGAGCAATTGACGCCGCATCTTCAAAAAGCAAAGGAAAATGGAATAACCAAAGATGAAATTGTAGAAATGATTACTCACCTTTCATTTTATGCAGGGTGGCCCAAAGCGTGGTCCGCTTTCAATATTGCTAAACAAATTTATAATGATTAA
- a CDS encoding cupin domain-containing protein, giving the protein MKHEELSNSTIFPLGQKVEANFIGDAYLEMVFTDEKPLNTSIGNVTFAPGARNNWHSHKVGQVLLVTGGEGWYQEEGKSAQLIKKGDVVNIPPHVKHWHGATKDSWFVHLAMTPGETEWLQPVDDEWFNKL; this is encoded by the coding sequence ATGAAGCATGAAGAATTAAGTAATAGCACAATCTTTCCATTAGGACAAAAAGTGGAAGCGAATTTTATTGGAGATGCCTATTTAGAAATGGTATTTACAGATGAAAAACCACTCAATACCTCTATTGGGAATGTAACTTTTGCTCCAGGAGCTCGTAATAACTGGCACTCCCATAAAGTTGGTCAAGTATTGTTAGTGACAGGTGGTGAAGGCTGGTATCAAGAAGAAGGAAAATCAGCACAATTAATTAAAAAAGGTGATGTAGTAAACATTCCACCACATGTAAAACATTGGCATGGCGCAACAAAGGATAGCTGGTTTGTGCATTTAGCAATGACACCAGGAGAAACAGAATGGCTACAACCTGTCGATGATGAATGGTTTAATAAATTATAA
- a CDS encoding SDR family oxidoreductase, which translates to MSDKKQVALVTGGNRGIGYELVKQLASSGFKVVLTSRSSETGDKVTQELRKLNMDVSFVLMDVDDPKSIEQAATKVDEQYGRIDVLINNAGVYLDEHKHLLDMDPSVIEKTMKTNFFGPLYVMRSFIPLMEKRGFGRVINISSEYGEMRALSSQGVGAYKLSKFSLNGLTQLIAAEVKGDIKINAADPGWVSTDMGGPSAPRTPEETAKSILWLATIGPEGPNGKFFRDKKQIDW; encoded by the coding sequence ATGTCAGATAAAAAACAAGTTGCACTCGTTACAGGAGGCAACCGAGGAATTGGATATGAGTTGGTCAAGCAATTAGCTTCGAGTGGATTTAAAGTCGTTCTGACTAGTCGAAGTTCAGAAACGGGTGATAAAGTTACGCAAGAACTTAGAAAGTTAAATATGGATGTTTCATTTGTCTTAATGGATGTAGATGACCCAAAAAGTATCGAGCAGGCAGCTACTAAAGTGGATGAGCAATACGGAAGAATAGACGTATTAATTAATAATGCTGGCGTGTACTTGGATGAACATAAACACTTGTTAGATATGGACCCCTCTGTCATAGAGAAAACAATGAAAACAAATTTCTTTGGTCCACTCTATGTTATGCGTTCTTTTATCCCGCTCATGGAAAAGAGAGGGTTTGGAAGAGTGATCAATATATCTTCAGAATATGGAGAAATGAGAGCGTTATCCAGTCAAGGAGTGGGCGCTTATAAATTATCTAAGTTTTCCTTAAATGGATTAACCCAATTGATAGCTGCAGAAGTGAAAGGAGATATTAAAATAAATGCTGCTGATCCGGGGTGGGTCAGTACAGATATGGGAGGACCCTCTGCTCCAAGAACGCCTGAAGAAACAGCTAAATCTATTTTATGGCTAGCAACAATCGGCCCTGAAGGACCTAACGGAAAGTTTTTCAGAGATAAAAAACAAATCGATTGGTAA
- a CDS encoding MFS transporter has translation MVKRNKLLILILTVGVFGIINTEMGVIGILPAIAEHFHISISKAGWLVSAFALTVALCGPTMPLLFSKINRKKVMLLVLGIFLIGNIVSLFATNFTVALIARIIPAIFHPIYFSAAFTIAANTVKKEEAPKAVAKVLMGVSAGMVLGVPIASFLASSVSLQTAMLFFAIVNALTFMATLLYFPSMPVKENLSYGAQVSVLRKKITWLSIGTVVLINSAIFGVYSYLVEYLQTVTELSPTIISLILVVFGVANIIGNIVGGKLLTKDVIKSVVSYPFLLGIVYIILFLTGQFTIPMVIITLVWGIFAGIGNNINQYWITSAAPEAPDFANGLFVTSANIGTTIGTAVGGVFISQLGTQYVILVGILSLILSLITIFLRVYRFAPVQKLSK, from the coding sequence TTGGTTAAACGAAATAAATTGCTTATCTTAATATTGACCGTAGGAGTTTTTGGAATCATTAATACCGAGATGGGAGTAATCGGAATATTACCTGCCATTGCTGAACACTTTCATATCAGTATTTCTAAGGCTGGATGGCTAGTGAGCGCCTTTGCACTTACTGTTGCACTGTGCGGGCCAACGATGCCGCTACTGTTTTCAAAGATAAATCGAAAGAAGGTTATGCTACTTGTACTCGGTATTTTTCTTATAGGCAACATTGTTTCTTTGTTTGCAACAAACTTTACTGTTGCACTAATTGCTCGTATAATTCCAGCCATCTTTCACCCTATTTATTTTTCAGCAGCGTTTACTATAGCTGCTAACACGGTTAAAAAGGAAGAAGCTCCAAAAGCTGTTGCTAAGGTACTTATGGGCGTCTCTGCTGGTATGGTGCTGGGTGTGCCAATCGCAAGTTTTTTAGCCAGTAGCGTTTCGCTTCAAACAGCTATGTTGTTTTTCGCTATTGTGAATGCTTTAACATTCATGGCTACACTACTATATTTCCCTTCCATGCCTGTTAAAGAAAATCTTTCTTACGGTGCACAAGTGAGTGTATTACGCAAAAAAATCACGTGGCTTTCTATAGGAACTGTTGTTTTAATCAATTCAGCCATATTTGGCGTATATAGTTACCTTGTCGAGTATCTACAAACGGTTACGGAGCTGTCTCCTACTATTATTAGTTTAATATTAGTTGTATTTGGCGTAGCAAATATTATAGGAAATATTGTGGGAGGGAAATTACTGACAAAAGATGTGATCAAGTCTGTTGTTTCTTATCCATTCTTATTAGGAATCGTTTATATTATTCTTTTCTTAACGGGACAATTTACTATACCCATGGTTATCATTACGTTAGTTTGGGGAATATTCGCTGGTATCGGGAATAACATTAATCAGTATTGGATTACATCCGCAGCCCCAGAAGCTCCGGATTTTGCTAATGGATTATTTGTAACATCTGCTAATATAGGAACCACAATTGGTACAGCTGTAGGGGGGGTGTTTATTTCACAATTAGGTACCCAATACGTTATATTAGTAGGAATTCTATCGTTAATACTAAGCTTAATAACTATTTTTTTAAGAGTCTACAGGTTCGCACCTGTACAAAAACTCTCTAAATAA